A genome region from Pseudorca crassidens isolate mPseCra1 chromosome 20, mPseCra1.hap1, whole genome shotgun sequence includes the following:
- the LOC137215445 gene encoding cyclin-K-like, whose protein sequence is MIARSPLPQDRQLSSNNSVGKLWATWTLPIKQPPSHQPSPNLKSDLKTYASQGGTSRQASAASVGGQARDQQRRCEVAGPPQPSITAKNTGHRYPQPRPCGHPAKTRSRMRSEPQPPPSKMALSSSRRHCGKQVPPPKTGKDAGAAGADLANLGPRKVAWEPPPQTPAGSARWRRCGKCGSPGPLTRVSNLRHPIPAHRPDADVRAEAAGLTSPHRTSRHRPAPGRRSATAQPVHSLLPPHGPGHPAAPPAHGGHVHSSAPTSSSRSSRRLHRAPARDSLSGSPQRRGPGAGKSEAALHALGPPRHAPKPCQSGRSCRGDGLARRQQADVNEAHARGPEEGSGKGGGGVSVRPPNKEGG, encoded by the exons ATGATAGCCCGTAGCCCTCTCCCTCAGGACAGACAGCTCTCCAGCAACAACAGTGTCGGCAAACTCTGGGCCACATGGACCCTGCCGATAAAACAGCCCCCCAGTCACCAGCCGTCGCCCAATCTCAAGTCAGACCTCAAAACCTACGCTAGTCAGGGTGGCACGTCGCGGCAAGCGTCCGCGGCAAGTGTCGGCGGCCAGGCCCGTGACCAGCAAAGAAGGTGTGAGGTAGCAGGACCCCCGCAGCCTTCAATCACAGCAAAGAACACAGGGCACCGCTACCCTCAGCCCCGCCCCTGCGGCCACCCAGCCAAGACCAGGTCGCGCATGCGCAGCGAGCCTCAGCCGCCCCCATCAAAGATGGCGCTGAG CTCCTCCCGCCGCCACTGCGGCAAGCAAGTCCCGCCCCCAAAGACCGGCAAGGATGCAGGGGCGGCCGGAGCAGACCTGGCCAATCTGGGACCCC GAAAGGTGGCATGGGAGCCCCCACCCCAGACTCCGGCCGGCAGCGCAAGATGGCGCCGCTGCGGCAAGTGCGGCAGCCCCGGCCCGCTGACCAGGGTCTCGAACCTGCGGCATCCCATCCCCGCGCACCGTCCAGACGCGGATGTGCGGGCCGAGGCGGCCGGACTCACCTCGCCACACCGCACCTCAAGGCACCGCCCCGCCCCTGGCCGAAGGTCAGCCACGGCGCAGCCCGTGCACAGTCTACTGCCCCCACACGGCCCCGGGCACCCGGCAGCGCCACCAGCCCATGGTGGACATGTCCACTCTTCCGCTCCGACCTCGTCCTCCCGCAGCTCCCGGCGTCTGCACCGAGCCCCGGCCCGCGACTCCTTGTCAGGCTCTCCGCAGAGGCGGGGCCCCGGCGCGGGCAAATCAGAAGCAGCGCTACACGCCCTGGGCCCCCCTCGCCACGCCCCCAAGCCCTGCCAATCAGGCCGCAGTTGCCGTGGCGACGGCTTGGCGCGAAGGCAGCAGGCTGACGTCAACGAAGCCCATGCTAGGGGCCCTGAGGAAGGGTctggaaaagggggagggggagtgagtGTGCGACCCCCAAACAAAGAAGGGGGGTGA